A region from the Oceanidesulfovibrio marinus genome encodes:
- a CDS encoding (2Fe-2S)-binding protein: MSQSNSPRKKHSCQCGSKHSGENSGGFSRRNFIKSMSAGAMAVAATGAAVRHARAQEKDEDPPADIQGMVPVSITINGRVYRLLVEPRWTLLYVMREQLGITGPKEGCGRGECGACSVLIDDVPRYSCLTLAVEASGKRVESTEGLLGPNEELGPVQEAFLEEDAYQCGYCTPGQVVAAEGLLRKNPQPSLEEIRIGMSGNLCRCGTYNHIFNAVQKAAKKKA, encoded by the coding sequence ATGTCCCAATCAAACAGTCCGCGCAAGAAGCACAGCTGCCAATGCGGCTCCAAGCATTCAGGAGAAAATTCCGGCGGTTTCTCCCGCCGCAACTTCATCAAATCCATGAGTGCCGGCGCCATGGCCGTTGCCGCCACCGGCGCGGCGGTGCGCCACGCGAGAGCCCAGGAAAAGGACGAAGATCCGCCGGCCGACATCCAGGGGATGGTTCCCGTCTCCATCACCATCAACGGCCGTGTCTACCGCCTGCTGGTGGAGCCGCGCTGGACCCTGCTCTACGTGATGCGCGAACAGTTGGGCATTACCGGTCCCAAGGAGGGCTGCGGCCGCGGCGAGTGCGGCGCGTGCTCCGTGCTCATTGACGACGTGCCCCGCTACTCCTGCCTGACCCTTGCGGTGGAGGCTTCCGGCAAACGGGTGGAAAGCACCGAGGGTTTGCTTGGTCCCAACGAAGAGCTCGGCCCGGTGCAGGAGGCGTTTCTGGAGGAGGACGCCTACCAGTGCGGATACTGCACGCCGGGCCAGGTCGTGGCGGCCGAAGGACTGCTGCGCAAGAATCCCCAGCCAAGCCTTGAAGAGATCCGCATCGGCATGAGCGGCAACCTCTGCCGCTGCGGCACCTACAACCATATCTTCAACGCGGTGCAGAAGGCCGCGAAGAAAAAAGCGTAA
- a CDS encoding XdhC family protein, with protein MKTYRTMVAWLTEGRPTALASVVSNNGAGPRKAGARLAVTRTGETAGSVGGGLLEAAVVRTARQCLADDASALLDYDLDGSDAAKNGMVCGGCARLFVESVRPHPNESALFENATNSLCNGNGCAAPFLVSAYRAMGQSRSRLGRLHLATEQVGGKLSQVRVYSRLGGVLARDAAEAAGLLAQPLGDAKLHLDPLAAAMEESAAAQEPRLAAIGDDGDVLLCITPLVRRKHVYIFGAGHVGREVAALAGRCDFEPHLVDDRPEFLTDSWLAEAPGAERAVTHLIGNWDGALSCLMPPEHSYMVIVTRGYRNDEAALDWSLRANAAYIGMIGSARKRELVYDALAQRGIPDDILADVSSPIGLPINADTPQEIAVAIVAELIARRAQATA; from the coding sequence ATGAAAACGTACAGGACGATGGTGGCATGGCTGACCGAGGGCCGGCCCACGGCGCTGGCCTCGGTTGTGTCCAACAACGGCGCCGGACCACGCAAGGCCGGTGCGAGGCTCGCCGTAACCAGAACCGGCGAGACCGCCGGCTCGGTGGGCGGTGGCCTGCTGGAGGCCGCCGTCGTGCGTACAGCCCGGCAATGTCTGGCCGACGACGCCTCGGCCCTGCTCGATTACGACCTCGACGGCTCCGACGCCGCCAAGAACGGCATGGTCTGCGGTGGTTGCGCGAGACTCTTTGTGGAGTCCGTCCGGCCGCACCCCAATGAGTCGGCCCTGTTCGAAAACGCCACCAACTCCCTCTGCAATGGAAATGGCTGCGCCGCCCCGTTTCTGGTCAGCGCGTACCGCGCCATGGGCCAGTCTCGCTCCCGGCTCGGCAGACTCCATCTGGCAACGGAGCAGGTTGGCGGAAAGCTCTCCCAGGTGCGGGTCTACAGCCGCTTGGGCGGGGTCTTGGCCCGTGACGCCGCAGAGGCCGCCGGCCTGCTTGCCCAGCCGCTTGGCGATGCAAAGCTTCATCTGGACCCCCTTGCCGCGGCCATGGAGGAAAGCGCGGCCGCACAGGAGCCCCGGCTCGCGGCCATTGGGGACGACGGCGATGTGCTGCTTTGCATTACGCCCCTGGTGCGCCGCAAGCATGTCTACATCTTCGGAGCCGGCCACGTGGGCCGGGAGGTGGCGGCCCTGGCCGGCCGCTGCGATTTCGAGCCCCACCTGGTGGACGACCGCCCCGAATTTCTCACGGACAGCTGGCTGGCCGAGGCGCCCGGCGCTGAACGCGCTGTCACCCATCTTATCGGCAACTGGGACGGCGCGCTGAGCTGTCTGATGCCGCCGGAGCACAGCTATATGGTCATCGTCACGCGGGGTTACCGCAACGACGAGGCTGCGCTGGACTGGTCGCTCCGGGCGAACGCGGCGTACATCGGCATGATAGGGTCGGCGCGAAAGCGCGAGCTGGTTTACGACGCCCTTGCGCAGCGCGGTATTCCCGACGATATCCTCGCAGATGTCTCCAGCCCCATCGGCCTGCCGATCAACGCCGACACGCCCCAGGAAATCGCCGTGGCCATTGTCGCGGAGCTCATCGCCCGCCGCGCACAGGCGACCGCCTAG
- a CDS encoding RNA recognition motif domain-containing protein: MSKNIYVGNLPWSTTEDDVRDAFAQFGEVTRVSLINDHETGRFRGFGFVEMDSGGDEAITALDGSDFGGRTLKVNEARPRAPRPKRW; this comes from the coding sequence ATGTCCAAGAACATCTATGTGGGCAACCTGCCCTGGAGCACGACCGAAGACGACGTGCGTGATGCGTTTGCGCAGTTTGGCGAAGTGACTCGTGTCAGCCTGATCAACGACCATGAAACCGGCCGGTTCCGCGGGTTCGGCTTCGTGGAAATGGACAGCGGCGGCGACGAGGCCATTACGGCGCTCGACGGCAGCGATTTTGGCGGACGCACCCTCAAGGTCAACGAGGCCCGGCCCAGAGCGCCGCGCCCCAAGCGCTGGTAG
- the infA gene encoding translation initiation factor IF-1 codes for MAKEEGISLNGVVEEALPNAMFRCTLENGHEVLAHVSGKMRKYRIRVMPGDNVVIEVSPYDLTRGRITYRPR; via the coding sequence ATGGCTAAAGAAGAAGGAATATCCCTGAACGGAGTTGTTGAAGAGGCGTTGCCCAACGCCATGTTCCGCTGCACCCTCGAAAACGGTCACGAAGTGCTTGCGCACGTCTCCGGCAAGATGCGTAAGTACCGTATCCGCGTCATGCCCGGCGACAACGTCGTCATCGAGGTGAGCCCCTACGATCTGACCCGGGGACGCATCACCTACCGTCCGCGTTAG
- a CDS encoding FAD binding domain-containing protein, with the protein MFAPFEYAQPKTVSDAVEALKSEGAVVHGGGSDLITCLREHIINATKLVSLSGLASELSGVTAANGGLRIGALTTLTHIVDNPDVNARCPGLAQAAHEVGSPQLRNQGTIAGNICQKPRCWYYRGEFNCIRKGGPICYAVGGENQFHCILGGANCYIVHPSDTSPALLALDAKLTIMGPGGTRTDKIEDIFILPEDDPMRETSIERDEFITAVDVPAQPKGPRFHNTYRKVRARRSWDFALSGLALALAMDGKRVIAGRAVLSGAAPVPWRSHELEQAIMGKELTPDVIDKAAEAAMADAEPMSKNAYKIPLFKGMVREELAKAAA; encoded by the coding sequence ATGTTCGCACCATTCGAGTACGCCCAACCGAAAACGGTCTCCGATGCCGTGGAAGCCCTCAAATCCGAGGGCGCCGTGGTCCACGGCGGAGGTTCCGACCTGATAACCTGCCTGCGCGAACACATCATCAACGCCACCAAGCTCGTCTCCCTCTCCGGCCTCGCTTCCGAGCTTTCCGGCGTGACGGCGGCCAACGGCGGCCTGCGTATCGGCGCGCTCACCACGCTGACCCACATCGTGGACAACCCGGACGTGAACGCCCGCTGTCCGGGCCTGGCCCAGGCCGCCCACGAGGTCGGCAGTCCGCAGCTCCGCAACCAGGGCACCATCGCCGGCAACATCTGCCAGAAGCCGCGCTGCTGGTACTACCGCGGGGAGTTCAACTGCATCCGCAAGGGCGGGCCCATCTGCTACGCCGTGGGCGGTGAGAACCAGTTCCACTGCATCCTGGGTGGGGCCAACTGCTACATTGTCCATCCCTCGGACACCTCGCCCGCCCTGCTGGCCCTGGACGCCAAACTGACCATCATGGGCCCCGGCGGCACGCGCACCGACAAGATCGAGGACATCTTCATCCTGCCGGAAGACGACCCCATGCGCGAAACCTCCATCGAACGGGACGAGTTCATCACGGCCGTGGACGTGCCCGCACAGCCCAAGGGGCCACGCTTCCACAACACGTACCGCAAGGTCCGCGCACGCCGCTCCTGGGACTTCGCCCTCTCCGGCCTGGCTCTGGCCCTGGCCATGGACGGCAAGCGCGTGATTGCCGGGCGCGCCGTGCTCTCCGGTGCAGCGCCGGTGCCGTGGCGCTCGCACGAGCTGGAGCAGGCCATCATGGGCAAGGAGCTCACGCCCGACGTCATCGACAAGGCTGCCGAGGCGGCCATGGCCGACGCCGAACCGATGAGCAAGAACGCGTACAAGATACCGCTTTTCAAGGGGATGGTGCGCGAAGAGCTGGCCAAGGCCGCGGCCTGA
- a CDS encoding tetratricopeptide repeat protein: protein MNTDSPHSTNGASVTPTRRIPGVPAALLRLLPAGIEAPVAAAVLMLILAAIVLVFYGVIVTTHAFGTSGGSESPETLFRRGRIGESLARGARRVQDAVEEHGQISPESGSAYIALAQLQESSGDRAQALDLLDQAGLIADRLAQASPQEAALCYLDLAAVYLETGELSRAEKAAAHAADIAAKVGDPDLRIRALSLLGATLANADRSEISLRAFQQALALAEKLPHNTLPDRASLRLDAARAAILSKDGEQVRALLHRVRADLDGDQSPEAILAGLHASALEARMLAAENHSANAVELAHATLGVAGTLPADLQQRFARNAGPDLLEAMNLCAAQPAGARSALGFLERLDTFFGDVLPANHPLRIHTLKLLADLDSLSGNPKRSLAVNARLLAAQTPPISLDRAGNGFDSLMDRDDRLMQLLARLAAAEAPSQKIATLAFGSWLSRRVLFPPTGMPALPLSSQADDSAAVDEFVRLTAAMASARPDANVHGLNPVAARPAIQPASFSDEARTRLEALSQAIAERHEAWRPLLQWMLGRYDGYTSAVASLAATLPRDGGLLFFARIKTPPGAGHAKSEEPHIVAFLLTRPAQDGADSRIDIIDIGPVGSVEKVLRVWRSAGGEDSQPQGTDAVASGLAEVELYSRLWTPIRRAAPHLATIWIGPGDPPSRGLANLPFESLPTPEGRPLGVATSLKRLDRDALLDAMRTADQPAIVGLLGNEPDFSR, encoded by the coding sequence GTGAACACCGACAGCCCCCATAGCACCAACGGCGCGTCCGTGACTCCGACCAGGCGCATACCAGGCGTCCCGGCGGCTCTTCTGCGCCTGCTGCCCGCAGGTATCGAGGCCCCGGTGGCTGCCGCCGTTCTCATGCTGATTCTCGCCGCAATCGTCCTGGTCTTTTACGGCGTCATCGTCACGACCCACGCCTTTGGAACCAGTGGCGGGTCCGAGAGCCCGGAGACGCTGTTCCGGCGCGGCCGCATCGGCGAAAGCCTGGCCCGCGGCGCGCGGCGTGTGCAGGACGCCGTGGAAGAGCATGGCCAGATCAGCCCGGAGTCCGGCTCGGCATACATCGCCTTGGCGCAGTTGCAGGAGTCCTCGGGGGACCGCGCGCAGGCTCTGGACCTGCTGGACCAAGCCGGCCTCATTGCGGATCGCCTGGCGCAAGCCTCGCCGCAGGAGGCCGCGCTCTGCTATCTGGATCTCGCGGCCGTGTACCTCGAAACAGGTGAGCTCTCCCGGGCCGAAAAAGCGGCCGCACACGCCGCGGACATCGCGGCCAAGGTCGGCGATCCTGACCTGCGCATCCGGGCCCTTTCCCTGCTCGGCGCAACGTTGGCCAATGCGGACCGGTCCGAAATATCCCTGCGGGCGTTCCAGCAAGCCCTGGCCCTGGCCGAGAAGCTCCCGCACAACACCCTGCCCGACAGGGCGTCGCTGCGGCTGGATGCGGCCCGCGCCGCAATCCTGTCCAAAGACGGCGAGCAGGTCCGCGCTCTCCTCCATCGCGTTCGTGCCGACCTGGACGGCGACCAGAGCCCGGAGGCGATACTTGCCGGGCTGCATGCCTCGGCGCTGGAGGCGCGGATGCTGGCGGCGGAAAACCACTCCGCCAACGCCGTGGAGCTAGCCCACGCAACCCTGGGCGTGGCCGGCACGCTGCCCGCCGACCTGCAGCAACGCTTTGCGCGAAACGCCGGGCCCGATCTCCTGGAAGCCATGAATCTTTGCGCGGCGCAACCCGCCGGAGCCCGTTCGGCACTGGGTTTTCTGGAGCGGCTGGACACCTTCTTCGGCGACGTGCTGCCCGCGAACCATCCCTTGCGCATCCACACGCTGAAGCTGCTGGCCGACCTGGATTCCCTCTCAGGCAATCCGAAACGCTCGCTGGCCGTCAACGCCCGGCTGCTGGCCGCGCAGACGCCGCCCATAAGCCTGGACCGCGCCGGCAACGGCTTCGACTCGCTCATGGACCGCGACGACAGGCTGATGCAGCTCCTCGCCCGGCTCGCGGCCGCGGAAGCGCCGTCGCAAAAGATAGCGACCCTGGCCTTCGGCTCCTGGCTTTCCCGGCGCGTGCTCTTTCCGCCCACCGGCATGCCCGCACTGCCGCTTTCAAGCCAGGCGGACGACTCGGCAGCCGTGGACGAGTTCGTCCGACTCACCGCGGCCATGGCCAGCGCGCGGCCAGACGCCAATGTCCATGGGCTCAATCCGGTCGCAGCGCGGCCCGCCATCCAGCCGGCGAGCTTTTCCGACGAGGCACGAACACGGCTGGAGGCCCTGTCGCAAGCCATCGCCGAGCGCCACGAGGCCTGGCGGCCCCTGCTGCAATGGATGCTGGGACGGTACGACGGCTATACCTCTGCCGTTGCATCCCTGGCCGCAACGCTGCCCCGTGACGGCGGCCTGCTCTTCTTCGCCCGCATCAAAACGCCGCCCGGAGCCGGGCACGCCAAGTCCGAGGAGCCGCATATCGTGGCATTCCTGCTGACACGGCCTGCGCAGGACGGCGCGGACAGCCGGATAGACATCATCGATATCGGTCCGGTGGGTTCGGTCGAGAAAGTTCTGCGTGTCTGGCGGAGTGCAGGCGGGGAAGATTCCCAGCCCCAGGGCACCGACGCCGTGGCCAGCGGCCTGGCCGAGGTGGAGCTGTACTCCAGGCTGTGGACACCGATCCGCAGGGCCGCGCCGCACCTCGCCACCATCTGGATCGGCCCGGGCGATCCGCCCAGCCGCGGCCTGGCGAACCTGCCATTTGAATCGCTGCCCACGCCTGAGGGCAGACCGCTGGGCGTAGCCACATCGCTGAAAAGGCTGGACCGAGACGCGCTGCTGGACGCAATGCGTACGGCCGATCAGCCGGCCATCGTGGGGTTGTTGGGCAACGAGCCGGATTTCTCGCGATAG
- the hcp gene encoding hydroxylamine reductase, translating to MFCYQCEQAAKGEGCTKIGVCGKQPEVADLQDLTAYAMRGLALVAKRGRETGNTSENVDAYMAESLFSTLTNVNFDDKYFVAMINQIVRYRDELRAQIENTGNTLDLPEGPATWVPASDEAGLLAQAEDKGLLNYPTDNPDIASLMHTLLFGLKGIAAYADHAQILGKRDPEIYAFFEKALSAGYDGVERSLEDWVGLVLECGKINLRTMELLDEANTSTYGNPTPTEVPLGHRKGKCILVSGHDLKDLDMLLQQTEGKGIDIYTHGEMIPCHGYPELKKYPHFYGHFGTAWQNQQKEFKNFPGPILMTTNCLQRPQDVYRDSIYTTGLVGWPDVPHIDHDAKGWKDFSPVINKALEMDGWTDDEDKGTVLVGFGHNAVMGVADKVVEAVKSGAIRHFFLVGGCDGAKPGRNYYTEFVEKTPKDTVVLTLACGKFRFFDKQLGDIGGIPRLLDVGQCNDAYSAIQIALALSKAFDTPVNELPLSMVLSWYEQKAVAILLTLLYLGIKDIRLGPTLPAFITPNVLNFLVENYDIKPITTPDEDLKAILGSAA from the coding sequence ATGTTTTGTTATCAGTGCGAACAGGCGGCAAAAGGCGAAGGCTGCACCAAGATCGGCGTCTGCGGGAAGCAGCCCGAAGTGGCCGACCTCCAGGACCTCACTGCCTACGCCATGCGCGGGCTCGCGCTCGTGGCCAAGCGCGGTCGCGAGACCGGCAACACCAGCGAGAACGTGGACGCCTATATGGCGGAGAGCCTCTTCTCCACGCTGACCAACGTCAACTTCGACGACAAGTACTTCGTCGCCATGATCAACCAGATCGTCCGCTACCGCGACGAGCTCCGCGCCCAGATCGAGAACACCGGCAACACCCTCGACCTGCCCGAAGGCCCGGCCACCTGGGTTCCGGCCTCGGACGAAGCCGGGCTCCTGGCCCAGGCCGAGGACAAGGGGCTGCTCAACTATCCCACGGACAACCCGGATATCGCCTCCCTGATGCATACGCTGCTGTTCGGCCTCAAGGGCATCGCCGCCTACGCCGACCACGCACAGATCCTGGGCAAGCGCGATCCCGAAATCTACGCCTTCTTCGAAAAAGCCCTCAGCGCCGGGTACGACGGTGTGGAGCGCTCCCTGGAAGACTGGGTCGGCCTGGTCCTGGAGTGCGGCAAGATCAACCTGCGCACCATGGAGCTGCTGGACGAGGCCAACACCTCAACCTACGGCAACCCCACGCCCACCGAGGTGCCCCTGGGTCATCGCAAGGGCAAGTGCATCCTCGTCTCCGGCCACGACCTCAAGGACCTCGACATGCTCCTGCAGCAGACCGAGGGCAAGGGCATCGACATCTACACCCATGGCGAGATGATCCCCTGCCACGGTTACCCCGAGCTCAAGAAGTACCCCCACTTCTACGGCCACTTCGGCACGGCCTGGCAGAACCAGCAGAAGGAGTTCAAGAACTTCCCCGGCCCCATCCTCATGACCACCAACTGCTTGCAGCGGCCGCAGGACGTCTATCGCGACAGCATCTACACCACCGGCCTCGTGGGCTGGCCCGACGTCCCGCACATCGACCACGACGCCAAGGGCTGGAAGGACTTCTCCCCGGTCATCAACAAGGCCCTGGAAATGGACGGCTGGACCGATGACGAGGACAAGGGCACGGTCCTGGTGGGTTTCGGCCACAACGCCGTCATGGGCGTGGCTGACAAGGTCGTCGAAGCCGTCAAGTCCGGCGCCATCCGCCACTTCTTCCTCGTGGGCGGCTGCGACGGCGCCAAGCCCGGCCGCAACTACTACACCGAGTTCGTCGAAAAAACGCCCAAGGACACCGTGGTTCTCACCCTGGCCTGCGGCAAGTTTCGCTTCTTCGACAAGCAGCTCGGCGATATCGGCGGCATTCCGCGCCTGCTCGATGTCGGCCAGTGCAACGACGCCTACTCCGCCATCCAGATCGCCCTGGCCCTGTCCAAGGCCTTCGATACCCCGGTCAACGAGCTGCCCCTGTCCATGGTCCTGTCCTGGTACGAGCAGAAAGCCGTGGCCATCCTGCTCACGCTGCTCTACCTGGGCATCAAGGATATCCGCCTCGGACCGACCCTGCCGGCGTTCATCACCCCCAACGTGCTGAACTTCCTCGTGGAAAACTACGACATCAAACCCATCACCACGCCGGACGAAGACCTCAAGGCCATCCTCGGCTCCGCCGCCTAG
- a CDS encoding xanthine dehydrogenase family protein molybdopterin-binding subunit, whose translation MSAKKATPLYYKATEPFPQAPPPGQAPAPWTKTNVVGKRKPRVDGYERISGAAIYPSDITLPDMLYAAPLASPHPNAVLKSLDVSEAETMDGVYAIITPTSPEADIQWAFNDMEVPLLDRKARYEGWIVGAVAADTPYKAFDAVRASKAEWEVLPFVSDGPDALKAGAPKVHPDGNVVQEETYERGDIAAGFSQADTVLELDLMTQTELQTPVELHGCVARWDGDELTIWESTQGVFEVQSTVAKVLGMPLSRVRVIGHYVGGGFGSKLRTSKYAILAALLAKRANRPVKFFHTREHTFLDMGTRPASYMHIKAGVKKDGTLTALEFSGIGESGAYPAGGASLLDWQVKDLYTCPNVKTKLTDTYVNAGPARPFRAPGYPQGNWAMEQMMDALSREIDMDPVDLRLKNIPLVSQARENQPEYTTTGLKECITKGAEVFGWQEARKRTASQPKEGHLRRGVGMAACNWFIGGGFPPATVVVKLFADGSVNLNMGASDIGTGTKTIMALVVAEELGVDYDLVQIENADTGTTQFTRPSGGSKTVPIESPTVRMACIKVKEQLMEMAAEELETTPDKLVFAGKSIHADGDSSKSVDVTALKRLSGQQVVIGVGHKTSVPQDKAIVPFGAQFCEVEVNTLTGELKLLRFVAAHESGRIMDRLTYDCQVVGGVAMGIGLGTTEMRVLDRNNTGKLCNKNWHDYKLPTALDMPPEIISEPIEMPDDQANITGAKGLGEPVTVPTASAIANAVFDAVGVRMLDTPINPTTLAAKIAGKA comes from the coding sequence ATGAGCGCCAAGAAGGCTACTCCACTATACTACAAGGCCACCGAGCCGTTTCCCCAGGCGCCGCCTCCGGGCCAGGCCCCGGCTCCCTGGACCAAGACCAATGTCGTGGGCAAGCGCAAACCGCGCGTGGACGGTTACGAGCGTATCAGCGGCGCCGCCATCTATCCTTCGGACATTACCCTGCCAGACATGCTGTACGCCGCGCCGCTGGCCAGCCCGCATCCCAACGCCGTGCTCAAGAGCCTGGACGTCTCCGAGGCCGAGACAATGGACGGCGTCTACGCGATCATCACCCCAACCTCTCCGGAGGCGGATATCCAGTGGGCCTTCAACGACATGGAAGTGCCCCTGCTGGACCGCAAGGCCCGCTACGAGGGCTGGATCGTAGGCGCCGTAGCCGCCGATACGCCGTACAAAGCCTTTGACGCGGTGCGCGCTTCCAAGGCGGAGTGGGAGGTGCTGCCCTTTGTCTCGGACGGCCCGGACGCCCTCAAGGCTGGCGCGCCCAAGGTCCACCCGGACGGCAACGTGGTCCAGGAGGAAACCTACGAACGCGGCGACATAGCCGCCGGCTTTTCCCAGGCCGATACGGTTCTGGAGCTCGACCTGATGACCCAGACCGAGCTGCAGACGCCCGTGGAGCTGCACGGCTGCGTGGCGCGCTGGGACGGCGACGAGCTCACCATCTGGGAGTCCACCCAGGGCGTCTTCGAGGTGCAGTCCACCGTGGCCAAGGTCCTGGGCATGCCGCTCTCCCGGGTGCGGGTCATCGGCCACTACGTGGGCGGCGGCTTCGGCTCCAAGCTGCGCACCTCCAAGTACGCCATCCTCGCCGCCCTGCTGGCCAAGCGGGCCAACCGGCCGGTCAAGTTCTTCCACACGCGGGAGCACACCTTCCTGGACATGGGCACCCGCCCGGCCTCGTACATGCACATCAAGGCCGGCGTGAAAAAGGACGGAACCCTCACCGCCCTGGAATTCTCCGGCATCGGCGAGTCCGGCGCCTACCCGGCCGGCGGCGCGAGCCTGCTGGATTGGCAGGTCAAGGATCTCTACACCTGCCCCAACGTCAAGACCAAGCTCACCGATACATACGTCAACGCCGGTCCGGCGCGGCCCTTCCGCGCACCCGGCTACCCCCAGGGCAACTGGGCCATGGAGCAGATGATGGACGCTCTGTCCCGCGAGATCGACATGGACCCCGTGGATCTGCGGCTCAAAAACATTCCGCTCGTCTCCCAGGCCCGGGAGAATCAGCCCGAGTACACCACCACCGGCCTGAAGGAGTGCATCACCAAGGGCGCCGAGGTCTTTGGCTGGCAGGAGGCCAGAAAGCGCACCGCCAGCCAGCCCAAGGAAGGACATCTGCGCCGCGGCGTGGGCATGGCCGCCTGCAACTGGTTCATCGGCGGCGGCTTTCCACCGGCCACCGTGGTGGTCAAGCTCTTTGCCGACGGCTCCGTGAACTTGAACATGGGGGCTTCGGACATCGGCACCGGCACCAAGACCATCATGGCCCTGGTGGTGGCAGAGGAGCTGGGCGTGGACTACGATCTGGTGCAGATCGAAAACGCGGATACCGGCACCACCCAGTTCACGCGGCCCTCCGGCGGTTCCAAGACCGTGCCCATCGAGTCACCGACCGTGCGCATGGCCTGCATCAAGGTGAAGGAGCAGCTCATGGAGATGGCTGCCGAGGAGCTGGAGACCACGCCGGACAAGCTGGTCTTTGCCGGCAAGAGCATCCACGCGGACGGCGATTCGTCCAAGTCCGTGGACGTCACCGCACTCAAGCGCCTCTCTGGCCAGCAGGTGGTCATCGGCGTGGGCCACAAGACGTCCGTTCCGCAGGACAAAGCCATCGTCCCCTTCGGCGCGCAGTTCTGCGAGGTGGAGGTGAACACCCTCACCGGTGAGCTCAAGCTCCTGCGCTTCGTGGCCGCGCACGAGTCCGGCCGGATCATGGACCGCCTGACCTACGACTGCCAGGTGGTGGGTGGCGTGGCCATGGGCATCGGCCTGGGCACCACGGAGATGCGCGTGCTGGACCGTAACAACACCGGCAAGCTCTGCAACAAGAACTGGCACGACTACAAGCTGCCCACAGCCTTGGACATGCCGCCGGAAATCATCTCCGAGCCCATCGAGATGCCCGACGACCAGGCCAACATCACCGGCGCCAAGGGGCTTGGCGAACCCGTTACCGTACCGACCGCCTCGGCCATAGCAAACGCCGTGTTCGACGCCGTCGGCGTGCGCATGCTGGATACGCCCATCAATCCAACGACCTTGGCGGCGAAGATCGCCGGGAAGGCCTAG
- a CDS encoding SagB/ThcOx family dehydrogenase, with product MNRRRFIRTTALAGPALLTGIGTAQAAQGALPLPAVQGTLQHALENRRSTRDYIDGELDDGTLAGLLWAGYGVNRTDTGKRTAPSVYDNQETDIYIAKAGGLFRYNASAHTLEAIHDRDIRVYTGSQPFVDMAAVNLVYVADFDRMAGVEPARRELIAAFAVGCICQNVSLFCAASGLGCVVRDWIDRETLRKEMGLSDGQNIMLAQTVGHVAG from the coding sequence ATGAACAGAAGACGCTTCATCCGCACCACTGCCCTTGCAGGCCCGGCGCTTCTTACCGGGATCGGCACCGCGCAGGCCGCACAGGGCGCCTTGCCCCTACCTGCCGTGCAGGGCACCTTGCAGCATGCGCTGGAAAACCGCCGTTCCACACGCGACTATATTGATGGCGAACTGGACGACGGAACCCTGGCCGGGCTGCTGTGGGCCGGGTACGGGGTCAACCGCACAGACACCGGCAAGCGGACCGCGCCTTCTGTCTACGACAACCAGGAAACCGACATCTACATCGCCAAGGCCGGCGGCCTCTTCCGCTACAATGCCAGCGCCCACACCCTGGAAGCCATACATGACCGTGATATCCGCGTGTACACCGGCAGCCAGCCCTTTGTAGACATGGCGGCCGTCAACCTCGTCTACGTTGCGGACTTCGACCGCATGGCCGGCGTTGAGCCTGCGCGCAGGGAGCTTATCGCCGCTTTCGCCGTAGGCTGCATCTGCCAGAACGTCTCGCTCTTCTGTGCGGCCAGCGGCCTCGGCTGCGTGGTGCGCGACTGGATAGACCGCGAGACCCTGCGCAAGGAAATGGGCCTGTCTGACGGGCAGAACATCATGCTCGCCCAGACTGTTGGCCATGTAGCAGGATAA